Proteins encoded by one window of Chromobacterium violaceum ATCC 12472:
- a CDS encoding DHA2 family efflux MFS transporter permease subunit, whose translation MNHPPLSGSKLVWITLALSMSVFMQVLDTTIANVALPTISGNLGAATSQGTWVITSFGVANAIAVPLTGWLAKRFGEVKLFTASTLLFVLTSWLCGMSGSLEMLIFFRVLQGAVAGPMIPLSQSLLLSCYPAAKKSMALALWAMTVIVAPVFGPILGGVISDNWHWGWIFFINVPVGLAAAFISWRILKSRETDTFDLPIDKLGLALLVIGVGSLQMVLDRGKELDWFNSAEIVTLAVIAFLALTYLVIWELGEEHPIVDLSLFSQRNFTVGTVAISLGFMLYFGAVVLLPLMLQTQLGYTATWAGLAAAPIGLIPVVLSPIIGKNAHRWDMRWIVTVSFSVYAICFFWRSTFNTDMDFSYVVWPQVVQGIGVACFFMPLTTITLSGLHPSRIASASSLSNFLRILAGSIGTSITTTMWDRREAQHHSKLTEHVTQYDPASVSWFDTMGKLGLGPSQQHALTQLQITKQGYIMAANEIFWVSGILFVLLIGLVWFAKPPFTASGGDSGAH comes from the coding sequence ATGAACCATCCGCCACTGAGCGGCTCGAAACTGGTTTGGATCACGCTGGCGTTGTCGATGTCGGTGTTCATGCAAGTGCTGGACACCACCATCGCCAACGTGGCGCTGCCCACCATCTCGGGCAACCTCGGCGCCGCCACCAGCCAGGGCACCTGGGTGATCACCTCGTTCGGCGTCGCCAACGCCATCGCCGTGCCGCTGACCGGCTGGCTGGCCAAGCGCTTCGGCGAAGTGAAGCTGTTCACCGCGTCCACGCTGCTGTTCGTGCTGACCTCCTGGCTGTGCGGCATGTCGGGCAGCCTGGAAATGCTGATCTTCTTCCGCGTGCTGCAAGGCGCGGTGGCCGGTCCGATGATCCCGCTGTCGCAGAGCCTGCTGCTGTCCTGCTATCCGGCCGCCAAAAAGAGCATGGCGCTGGCGCTATGGGCGATGACGGTGATCGTCGCGCCGGTGTTCGGGCCCATCCTGGGCGGCGTGATCAGCGACAACTGGCACTGGGGCTGGATCTTCTTCATCAACGTGCCGGTGGGCCTCGCGGCCGCCTTCATCTCCTGGCGCATCTTGAAGAGCCGCGAGACCGACACCTTCGACCTGCCCATCGACAAGCTCGGCCTGGCCTTGCTGGTGATCGGCGTCGGCTCGCTGCAGATGGTGCTGGACCGCGGCAAGGAACTGGACTGGTTCAACTCCGCCGAGATCGTCACCCTGGCGGTGATCGCCTTCCTGGCGCTGACCTATCTAGTGATCTGGGAGCTGGGCGAGGAACACCCCATCGTCGACCTGTCGCTGTTCAGCCAGCGCAACTTCACCGTCGGCACCGTCGCCATCAGCCTGGGTTTCATGCTGTACTTCGGCGCCGTGGTGCTGCTGCCCTTGATGCTGCAGACCCAGCTGGGCTACACCGCCACCTGGGCCGGCCTCGCCGCGGCGCCGATCGGCCTGATCCCGGTGGTGCTGTCGCCGATCATCGGCAAGAACGCCCACCGCTGGGACATGCGCTGGATCGTCACCGTCAGCTTCAGCGTCTACGCCATCTGCTTCTTCTGGCGCAGCACCTTCAACACCGACATGGACTTCTCCTACGTGGTGTGGCCGCAGGTGGTGCAGGGCATAGGCGTGGCGTGCTTCTTCATGCCGCTGACCACGATCACGCTGTCCGGCCTGCATCCGTCGCGGATCGCCAGCGCGTCCAGCCTGTCGAACTTCCTGCGCATCCTGGCCGGCAGCATCGGCACCTCGATCACCACCACGATGTGGGACCGCCGCGAGGCGCAGCACCACTCCAAGCTGACCGAGCATGTGACCCAGTACGATCCGGCCTCGGTGTCGTGGTTCGACACCATGGGCAAGCTGGGCCTGGGCCCCAGCCAGCAGCACGCGCTGACCCAGCTGCAAATCACCAAGCAGGGCTACATCATGGCCGCCAACGAGATCTTCTGGGTTTCCGGCATCCTGTTCGTGCTGCTGATCGGCCTGGTATGGTTCGCCAAGCCGCCGTTCACCGCTTCCGGCGGCGACAGCGGCGCGCACTGA
- a CDS encoding EmrA/EmrK family multidrug efflux transporter periplasmic adaptor subunit produces the protein MDQKLETAKTRKRNLLVATTLFAAIAIGYGAYWALVLSHQEDTDDAYVGGHLVQVTPEVGGTVAKILVDDTVAVKAGQVLVSYDNSDAQLAFERARNEFAQTVRQTRQLMANSQQLDAQVALRQAELSRAESDLKRRKLLAGSEAMSAEELGHASDAVAAAQAALAAAQEQAKAGLALVGKDELAHQPAVKAAASRLKEAWLALQRTEIKSPVNGTVARRNVQVGQRVAAGTPLMAVVPLEHLWVDANFKEGQLAKIRIGQPVELKSDLYGGKVVYHGKVQGLSAGTGSAFSLLPAQNATGNWIKVVQRVPVRIALDPKDLQEHPLRVGLSIDAVVDTSDQDGKSLAEAAPATVVSEHNGTLPDLKQADKLVAEILAANAGK, from the coding sequence ATGGATCAGAAACTGGAAACCGCGAAGACTCGCAAACGCAACCTGCTGGTGGCCACCACCCTGTTCGCCGCCATCGCCATCGGCTACGGCGCCTATTGGGCGCTGGTGCTGAGCCACCAGGAAGACACCGACGACGCCTATGTCGGCGGCCACCTGGTTCAGGTCACCCCGGAAGTGGGCGGCACCGTCGCCAAGATTCTGGTCGACGACACCGTGGCGGTGAAGGCCGGCCAGGTGCTGGTCAGCTATGACAACAGCGACGCCCAGCTGGCCTTCGAGCGCGCCCGCAACGAATTCGCCCAGACCGTGCGCCAGACCCGCCAGCTGATGGCCAACAGCCAGCAGCTGGACGCCCAGGTGGCGCTGCGCCAGGCCGAGCTGTCCCGCGCCGAATCCGACCTGAAGCGCCGCAAGCTGCTGGCCGGCAGCGAGGCGATGTCCGCCGAGGAGCTGGGCCACGCGAGCGACGCCGTCGCCGCCGCCCAGGCCGCGCTGGCCGCCGCGCAGGAACAGGCCAAGGCCGGCCTGGCGCTGGTGGGCAAGGACGAGCTGGCGCACCAGCCCGCGGTGAAGGCCGCCGCCAGCCGCCTGAAGGAAGCCTGGCTCGCGCTGCAGCGCACCGAAATCAAGTCGCCGGTCAACGGCACCGTCGCCCGCCGCAACGTGCAGGTCGGCCAGCGCGTCGCCGCCGGCACGCCGCTGATGGCCGTGGTGCCGCTGGAGCATCTGTGGGTGGACGCCAACTTCAAGGAAGGCCAACTGGCCAAGATCCGCATCGGCCAGCCGGTGGAGCTGAAGTCCGACCTGTACGGCGGCAAGGTGGTCTACCACGGCAAGGTGCAGGGCCTGTCTGCCGGCACCGGCAGCGCCTTCTCGCTGCTGCCGGCGCAGAACGCCACCGGCAACTGGATCAAGGTGGTGCAGCGCGTGCCGGTTCGCATCGCGCTCGACCCCAAGGATCTGCAGGAGCACCCGCTGCGCGTCGGCCTGTCGATCGACGCGGTGGTGGACACCAGCGACCAGGACGGCAAATCGCTGGCCGAAGCCGCCCCGGCGACCGTGGTCAGCGAACACAACGGCACCCTGCCCGACCTGAAGCAGGCCGACAAGCTGGTCGCAGAAATCCTGGCCGCCAACGCCGGCAAGTAA